Proteins co-encoded in one Sporosarcina sp. FSL K6-1522 genomic window:
- a CDS encoding methyl-accepting chemotaxis protein produces the protein MKFSVGKKLWSGFLAVLLLMAIVGVTSFTSPSKVHNEYSAMLDGEITKVVLLEKLLTTQSKISNDIRGYLLFGEESYLQNRDQQRETFEQQWDILNQMAWTDRERTLIDELKEVRESYVEITDEALAKFNTGDKERALNIASDAAIFQGIMEENINELIDFQNESTNQVRQDAQDLLTLIRVFTIGLMVVAFIVSIVVAIVISRSIARPVGKMTTALTELAGGNFVIEPVTIRNQDEIGEMATAFNRMAKDLRSIILNAQGSAVELAAQAEELSASSEESLAASEMVAEISENNLLGSESQAAIVNETNLAIGEVVTGINRITEDNETMLVSTEDVVRLVEEGASLMEEVNGQMTVISSAIGESAGIMSSMASYSEEIRKVTSLITDIAEQTNLLALNAAIEAARAGEHGKGFAVVAEEVRNLAEQSKRSAGEIGTMIDTMIGNVGQAVSSTKGGSQRVEEGLVVTERTRDVFNRIEQAASDVGEKVTTVSTAIEQIRTMTNAVANGSIKVQELAVESSSAAQSTSAATEQQLAANEEISSSAQLLAELSEKLQSDMSRFKV, from the coding sequence CTACTAACTACGCAGTCTAAGATTTCCAATGACATTCGCGGTTATTTGTTATTTGGAGAAGAATCCTATTTACAAAACCGTGATCAACAACGTGAGACTTTTGAGCAGCAATGGGACATTCTTAATCAGATGGCTTGGACGGATAGAGAGCGTACATTAATCGATGAACTAAAAGAAGTACGCGAAAGTTATGTTGAAATCACAGATGAGGCGCTTGCTAAATTTAACACGGGTGATAAAGAAAGGGCATTAAATATTGCATCCGATGCTGCAATTTTTCAAGGGATCATGGAAGAGAATATTAATGAATTGATTGACTTTCAAAACGAGAGTACAAACCAAGTGCGCCAAGATGCTCAAGATTTGCTGACTTTGATTCGTGTGTTTACCATTGGGTTGATGGTTGTTGCATTTATCGTTAGTATCGTTGTTGCAATTGTTATTAGTCGTAGCATTGCACGTCCAGTTGGGAAAATGACAACGGCATTAACGGAGCTAGCAGGTGGAAACTTTGTGATCGAGCCGGTGACGATTCGTAATCAAGATGAAATCGGTGAAATGGCGACTGCATTTAACAGAATGGCGAAAGACCTTCGTAGTATTATTTTAAATGCGCAGGGGTCTGCGGTTGAACTAGCGGCCCAAGCAGAAGAGCTATCCGCGAGTTCAGAGGAGAGCCTTGCTGCGTCTGAAATGGTTGCTGAAATTTCGGAGAATAACTTGTTAGGAAGCGAATCTCAAGCGGCGATTGTCAATGAGACGAATCTAGCAATCGGAGAAGTCGTTACGGGCATTAATCGAATTACAGAAGATAATGAAACGATGCTAGTTTCAACGGAGGATGTTGTTCGACTGGTCGAAGAGGGAGCCTCTCTCATGGAAGAAGTAAACGGTCAAATGACAGTGATTAGTTCGGCAATTGGAGAGTCAGCGGGCATTATGAGTAGCATGGCTAGTTATTCGGAGGAAATCCGGAAAGTGACATCCCTGATTACGGATATTGCTGAACAAACGAACTTATTGGCACTCAATGCAGCAATTGAAGCAGCCCGTGCGGGAGAGCATGGAAAAGGATTTGCAGTTGTAGCAGAAGAAGTGCGTAATCTTGCTGAACAGTCTAAACGCTCAGCTGGAGAAATTGGTACGATGATCGATACGATGATTGGCAATGTTGGACAGGCTGTTTCCAGTACAAAAGGTGGTAGCCAGCGTGTGGAAGAGGGGCTTGTTGTGACAGAACGTACACGTGATGTGTTTAATCGTATCGAACAAGCAGCAAGCGATGTTGGTGAAAAAGTGACGACTGTTTCTACCGCTATCGAACAGATTCGAACAATGACGAATGCAGTGGCTAATGGATCTATCAAAGTACAAGAGCTTGCTGTGGAGTCGTCGTCGGCGGCTCAGTCAACAAGTGCCGCAACAGAACAGCAATTAGCTGCCAATGAAGAGATTTCGTCCAGTGCACAATTGCTAGCAGAGCTTTCAGAGAAATTGCAAAGTGATATGAGTCGATTTAAAGTGTAA